From the Fimbriimonadia bacterium genome, the window TCCCTCTGAGCGTGCTTGGTCCAGGTGCCGCTTATCTCCTCGCGAGCTCCGCCCTCGGTGAACACGACGTCGCACGAGAAGGCACCGCTGTCACGCAACTCCAGCCGGACGTACTGCAAGGGGCCGGCACTCGGCCCCTTCGTCTCCCAGGCCCCCTGAGGGGAACCCTCGGAGCAGCCCATCAGCCCCACGACCACAGCGAGAATCGCGCCGAGAAGACGGGAGTTACGACCGATCACGGGCTCACGACCCGAGACCGCCCACCGGGACGCCCGGATCACGCATTGGGAGGCGGTGTCCTCACTCGGCCTTCGTGTAGGTGCTCGTCATCCCGGATCCGTCCTGTGCGGTGAGCGTCATGGAATTCTTGCCGAAGGTGACTTCGCTCTTCTGCTCCGGTATCGCATTGACAGGAATGGGTTGGCCGGCAAGCTTGATCTCGGTGAATTTGACGGACAGGTACTGCTTCTCGTCCTTCTGCTCCATCCGCCAGGTCCCCTTCATCGAGATGGGGGCCTGCTGTCCTCCTGCGGAGGCGACCAACTCACCGACCATCGAGTTGTCCTTCTTATACTCGATGGTCCCTTTTGCGGAAACCCCTTGGATGGTTGTGTCCACGTTCCACTTGCCCACGATGCTCGGTTTGCACCCGGTCACCAAGAGCAGGCACACTATCGCGAGGGTCGCCAACAGCCATCTCTTGCTCATCACGTCCTCCCGTTCTCTAGTCCTTCGGCTTCGCAGAGGGTACGCTTCCTGCCCCGACCAGTTTGGTCGTGACCTTCTTGCCACCGATCTCGCGCGTCCATTCGATCCCACCTTCCACCCACCTGTATGGGCCGGTCTCGGTTCCGAGGAGTTGTGGCATCTCGGTCAGCATCTGGTTCCAGTACACCTCCGTCTTGGTGATGGTCAGGATGTGTTTCTCCTCGTCGGCCTCCCACTTGCCGTGGATGTCCAGTGCACCGGGCTGGTTTTGGTACTCCAGCCTCCAGTACTGGATCATCTTCCCGTCTGGTTGCAACACCATAGAGCCTCCGGCTTCCTGCCCAAGAACCGTGTCTTTGAGGCTCCAGTTCCCAATCAGGGTTCTCTCTTCCCTGCCTCCGCATCCGGCCAATCCGATCAGTGCAGCGCTCAGCAGTAGAAGCGAGAACAATCGGTTCGACATTGCATGTGACCTCCGTTCCTCTCCCCAATCCGGTCGTCGCAGGTCGAGTTTCGGGGCCCACCCCGACTGTCCTCCCGGAAGGGGAGCGGCTCCCAGCCCGGAGTGAGGGCCGCGTCATAGTCGGTGCTCCTGCATCCCTCTAGATTGTGTCAATTGGCACAATGATTGCGCTGGGCTCACTAGACCCGATTGCACAGAAAGGATAGCCATGCAGATCCAGAACCAATTGAAGGCTCTGCGCAGCCTAGCCTCGTTAGCCCTGTCGCTCGGGATGTGTTTGTCCGCCCAGGCTTTGGTGTGGCAGACGAAGTTCGACCTCACGTCTATTTCCTCCGAGAACTACGACCTAGCAATCGGCCCGCTTCGCGCCCACGTGGCCTATGAGCATGCGGGCCACGTCTACTACGCCACCCGGACTCCTTGGGACTCGGATTGGGCCACCGTTGACCTCGGACCCGGAGCGACTCCCTCGGTTGCCCTTGGTCCCGACGGCACTGCCCACGTCGCGTTCGTGAATGCAGGCAGCATTCACGTCGCCTCCAGCGCGGACGGATGGGCATCTGCCCCGGTTGCAGCCGGCTTGTACGGTTCACTCGATGTGGATGGCTCCGGAGTGCTGCACCTGATGCTCGAAGGCAACTACGATGGCGACGGCTACACCGAGATTGCCCTCGTCCAGAACGCAGGTTCCGGCTGGTCCGACCTCTCCGTGTTGCACGACGGCTGGTACGATTCGGGGTCCGGCAACTACTTCTCCCAGATGTCCCTCGCGGCGCTTCCCGGCAGCGGTTACGTCTATGCGCTCGAGTCGGCGAACTGGGGCGGGAAGGTATCTTGGTCGGCCAAGTATCCCAGCGCCATTGTCCCGGGAGGCAACAACACCTCGATGGAGGTCGGCTGGAACGCCGGTTCTGAACTCTCTCGCCAAGCCATAGCGGCCGGTGATGGCCTCCTCGGATTCACCTTTGCCACCGGTGGCACCGTGTATGCCAGCACCTGCACGGCAGGCATCTGGTCGGGTTTCGAATCGCTCGGCGCCGGGGGACAGGCCACCGTGGACGCAAAGAACGGTGTTGCTGTAGCCTTTCAGAATGGTGGTGTCCTTCGGTTCGCCAAGGATGGGAGCGTTGAAACGGTCCTGTTCGAAGGCGCAGAGGTCCGCGGCATCCGGCCTTTTCTGGTATCGGAAGGCGAGGAATACTTCCTCCTTTATCGCGACGAGCAAGGTACGTTGAGCCTACTCACCACAGCGGCAGTTCCGGAACCGGGCGCAGTGACATGTCTGTTGGCGGGGGCCCTGCTTACCGCAGCACGGCGTCGCAAACGCTAACAGTTCCCTAACATCCCCGAGAGCCCTAGTACTTGCTAGGGCTCTCGGGCTACCTAGGACCCGTCTGTGGTTAGGTTGTGCAGGTATGCTATTACCAACGCAGCGGGGCAGGGCCCGCCCACCAGAACGTCGGAGGTTGCGCGTTGGGAAAGGCGAGCATCCTAGTGGTTGACGACGAGGAAGACATCCGCGAGATGATCCGCTACAACCTCGAGCGCGAGGGGTATTACGTTCGGTGTGTGGAAACCGGGGAGGCCGCCGTTTCAGCAGCTAAGGCGAAACCTCCGAGCCTGATCGTTCTGGATTTGATGCTGCCTGGGTTGGACGGCCTTGAAGTGTGCCGAGTTCTGAAACGGGAGCCGAGGACCGCGAGCATCCCGATCATCATGCTCACTGCACGCGGTGAAGAAGCCGATATCGTAGTAGGCCTGGAGCTGGGGGCGGACGACTACATCACAAAACCGTTCAGCCCTCGCGTTCTGAATGCCAGGATCCGTGCAGTGTTGAGGCGTGCCGCCATGGAGCAGGTCGGGGAAGACACGCAGATCGAGATCGGCACTCTGGTAATAGATCCGCGCAGGCATGAGGTACTGCTGGACGGTCAGATACTAGATCTCACGGCTACCGAGTTTCGCATTCTTCACTACCTGGCCCGAAAGCGGGGCTGGGTGTTCACGCGGGACCAGATCGTGAACGCTGTTCACCGACACGACTATCCTGTCACCGATAGATCCGTAGATGTGCATATCGTGTCGCTGCGTCGGAAGCTCGGGGCTGCAGCCAATCTCATCGAGACCGTGCGGGGCGTGGGATACCGCTTCCAAGGGTAATGCGCAGCCGAAGACTGCTCGGAGCGCCTCCTTTTGTTCAGCTTCTGCTTTACTTCGTCGTCGCTTTCGTCCTGTCGTATCTGATCGAACAGCATGATGCTTCGGAGCGAAGGTCTCTCAAGCTCGACGAGCTCGCCAGAGTGGCCGAGATGCTGTCCGACCGGCTGGGCTACGACCCTGCAGCTACCGACGTCGGCCACGTCGCTGATGTACTCCGAACCTACGAGCGCCACATAGGATACCGATACACACTCGTCGGCCCCGATGGCCTCGCGATCCTGGACTCGCGGTTTCGCGCCAAGTACGTGGGTGACCTATCGGACAGGCCGGACGTTGCCGCGGCTCTGGGCGGGCAGGCCGAGCCACACGTGCGCACTTACTACGACACCGATCGGGGCCTGTTGAGCGCAGCCGCACCGCTGCCCACACGGACCGGCCCAGGCAGAGCGGTTCGCGTTGTCGCTTCGGCGGCCTCGGTGGGCATCGTGTTCGGTGACGTTCTGATGCGGGCCACCATCCTCTCACTAGCCGCTTGGGGCGTCACGGCGCTGTGCTTGCACGCCACGTCCCGACGACTGGCCGATGACCTGGGCGACCTGGAGAATGGTGTGCGTGCCTTCGGGCAAGGTCGGCTCTCTGCCCGCATCCCGCCCCCGGGATCCGAGGAATTGGACAACCTGGTGGAGCTTCTTAACACCATGGCGGAGCGCCTAGACAGGGAACGGGCGCAGATGGCGGAGCGCCAAAGCGAGCTCGATGCCGTGCTCGCTGGAATGGTGGAAGGCGTGATCGCCGTGGACCTAGACGATCGGCTGCTCGCTGCCAACCCAGCGGCCGAACGATTCGTAAGCTTCGATTCCGACCGTTGCCTCGGTCTACCCCTGCAAGGAGTGGCGCGGAACTCGGAGCTGAACCGAATGCTGGAGCAAGTACGTGAGAAGGGGGGGCCGGTGTACGGGGAAGTCGTTCTCCGCGAGGGCCAGGAGGAGCGAACCCTCGAGGTGACGGCAAGCCCACTGCGCGACCAGCAAGGATATCTCATGGGCACCCTGATTGTTCTGCACGACATCACTCAGATCCGCAAGCTGGAGAGAGTCCGTCGAGACTTCGTGGCAAACGTGTCACACGAGCTGAAGACACCGGTCAGCACCATCCGCGGGGCCGTGGAGACTCTTCTGAGCGGGGCAGCAGACAAACCGCAGTCCAGGGAGCGCTTCCTCGCGATGATTGATCGAAGTGCCGCGCGCCTGAGCGCGATCATCGAGGACTTGCTCAGCCTGGCTCGGCTGGAAGAGACGGGGGGAGGCGGAGTTCCCCTCAAACTACAGCCTCTGCTGCCCTGCCTAAAGGAAGCAATTTTGGACACCGCTCCGCTCGCGGATGCCAGCCAGGTAACCGTGAGGTTGTCGTGCCCCGAGAACCTCGCTGCGCCGATCAACCCGCCCCTGCTCGTGCAAGCCGTGGTCAACCTGTTGGACAACGCCATACGCCACAGCCCTTCCGGGGAGGCCGTGGACCTGGAGGCGGAAGCGGTCGGCAACGACGTGGAGATCCGAGTTCGCGATCGTGGCCCAGGGATCGAGGAGCGACACTTGCCCAGGCTCTTCGAGCGCTTCTATCGGGTGGATGTGGCGCGGAGTCGGAAGGAGGGCGGTACGGGGTTGGGGCTCTCGATCGTGAAGCACGTCGCGCAAGTGCACCGGGGTCGAGTCGGTGCCGAAAGCGTGTTGGGACAAGGCAGCACGTTCACAGTACGAATCCCGTCCGGGGGTGGGGGGTAGCGCAGTCGGACTCTGGTGGCCCTAGCATTAACGAAATTCTAACAA encodes:
- a CDS encoding response regulator — encoded protein: MGKASILVVDDEEDIREMIRYNLEREGYYVRCVETGEAAVSAAKAKPPSLIVLDLMLPGLDGLEVCRVLKREPRTASIPIIMLTARGEEADIVVGLELGADDYITKPFSPRVLNARIRAVLRRAAMEQVGEDTQIEIGTLVIDPRRHEVLLDGQILDLTATEFRILHYLARKRGWVFTRDQIVNAVHRHDYPVTDRSVDVHIVSLRRKLGAAANLIETVRGVGYRFQG
- a CDS encoding PAS domain-containing protein, coding for MRSRRLLGAPPFVQLLLYFVVAFVLSYLIEQHDASERRSLKLDELARVAEMLSDRLGYDPAATDVGHVADVLRTYERHIGYRYTLVGPDGLAILDSRFRAKYVGDLSDRPDVAAALGGQAEPHVRTYYDTDRGLLSAAAPLPTRTGPGRAVRVVASAASVGIVFGDVLMRATILSLAAWGVTALCLHATSRRLADDLGDLENGVRAFGQGRLSARIPPPGSEELDNLVELLNTMAERLDRERAQMAERQSELDAVLAGMVEGVIAVDLDDRLLAANPAAERFVSFDSDRCLGLPLQGVARNSELNRMLEQVREKGGPVYGEVVLREGQEERTLEVTASPLRDQQGYLMGTLIVLHDITQIRKLERVRRDFVANVSHELKTPVSTIRGAVETLLSGAADKPQSRERFLAMIDRSAARLSAIIEDLLSLARLEETGGGGVPLKLQPLLPCLKEAILDTAPLADASQVTVRLSCPENLAAPINPPLLVQAVVNLLDNAIRHSPSGEAVDLEAEAVGNDVEIRVRDRGPGIEERHLPRLFERFYRVDVARSRKEGGTGLGLSIVKHVAQVHRGRVGAESVLGQGSTFTVRIPSGGGG